One Glycine max cultivar Williams 82 chromosome 4, Glycine_max_v4.0, whole genome shotgun sequence DNA segment encodes these proteins:
- the LOC121172640 gene encoding ABC transporter G family member 5, with protein MKKEGCEVEAIGINYKIRTKTTEQPFKIFTKPPQSNREDVHEAKEEERPCSGVRHVLKDVNCMAKPWEISAIVGPSGAGKSSLLEILAGKASPQSGSILVNQEPVDKAKFRKFSGYVTQKDTLFPLLTVEETIMFIAKLRLNLPQEQLRYRVKSLILELGLSHVARTRIGDERVRGISGGERRRVSIGVEVIHDPKVLILDEPTSGLDSTSALQIIEMLKVMADSRGRTIILSIHQPGYRIVKLFNSLLLLANGNVLHHGTVDLLGVNLRLMGLELPLHVNVVEFAIDSIETIQQQQKSEHVQLEVPRRLPGTMQQKKGGDLGESRSGKFTLQQLFQQSKIIDIEIISSGMDITRDFANSGLRETMILTHRFSKNILRTTELFACRTIQMLVSGLVLGSVFCNLKDGLVGAEERVGLFAFILTFLLSSTTEALPIFLQEREILMKETSSGSYRVSSYAIANGLVYLPFLLILAILFAMPLYWLIGLNRNFTAVLYFLMLIWLVLCTANSIVVCFSALVPNFIVGNSMIAGVIGSFLLFSGYFISKHEIPNYWIFMHYISPFKYPFEGFLINEFSNSNNCLEYLFGECVVRGEDVLKEAKLGGETSRWKNVGVMVCFIFVYRFISYVILRYRCSQGVILKV; from the coding sequence ATGAAGAAAGAAGGGTGTGAGGTTGAGGCAATAGGCATCAACTACAAGATTCGTACAAAGACAACAGAGCAACCTTTTAAAATCTTCACCAAACCTCCACAATCGAATAGGGAAGATGTTCATGaagcaaaagaggaagaaaggCCATGCAGTGGAGTTAGGCATGTCCTCAAGGATGTGAATTGCATGGCCAAGCCATGGGAAATTTCGGCAATTGTTGGGCCAAGTGGAGCTGGAAAATCATCCCTTCTTGAGATCCTTGCTGGTAAAGCTAGTCCACAAAGTGGGTCTATCTTGGTGAATCAAGAACCTGTGGATAAAGCTAAGTTCAGAAAATTTTCAGGGTATGTTACACAAAAGGATACCTTGTTTCCCTTACTTACAGTTGAAGAAACCATTATGTTTATTGCAAAGTTAAGGCTAAATCTTCCTCAGGAGCAATTACGCTACAGGGTCAAGTCACTGATTCTAGAGCTTGGTCTTAGCCATGTCGCCAGGACTAGAATTGGAGATGAAAGGGTCCGAGGCATTTCCGGTGGTGAGAGACGCCGAGTTTCCATTGGTGTTGAAGTCATACATGATCCAAAAGTGCTGATTTTGGATGAACCAACTTCAGGGCTTGACAGTACTTCAGCTTTGCAAATAATTGAAATGCTTAAAGTCATGGCTGACTCTAGGGGAAGAACTATAATCCTAAGTATCCACCAACCCGGGTACAGAATAGTGAAGTTGTTCAACTCATTACTGTTATTGGCCAATGGCAATGTGTTGCACCATGGCACTGTGGATTTGCTGGGTGTGAATCTAAGGCTAATGGGTTTAGAGCTTCCTCTTCATGTTAATGTAGTTGAGTTTGCCATTGATTCCATTGAGACTATTcagcaacaacaaaaatcaGAGCACGTTCAGCTAGAAGTGCCTCGGCGATTACCAGGGACAATGCAACAAAAGAAAGGTGGTGATCTAGGCGAGAGTAGAAGTGGTAAGTTTACTTTGCAACAGCTCTTTCAACAATCCAAGATAATTGACATAGAAATCATTAGTTCGGGAATGGATATCACACGTGATTTTGCTAATTCTGGATTGAGAGAAACTATGATTCTCACTCATAGGTTCTCCAAAAACATCCTTCGCACAACGGAACTCTTTGCTTGCAGGACAATTCAGATGCTGGTTTCTGGACTGGTTTTGGGCTCAGTATTTTGTAATCTCAAGGATGGTCTAGTGGGAGCAGAAGAAAGAGTGGGTCTATTTGCTTTCATATTAACGTTTTTGTTATCAAGCACCACCGAAGCTCTACCAATTTTTCTGCAAGAAAGGGAGATTCTAATGAAGGAGACCTCCAGTGGAAGCTACAGAGTTTCATCCTATGCTATTGCCAATGGCCTAGTTTACTTGCCATTTCTACTCATACTAGCCATTTTATTCGCAATGCCTCTGTACTGGCTCATTGGTCTCAACAGGAATTTCACGGCAGTTTTGTACTTTTTGATGCTAATTTGGCTAGTTCTTTGCACCGCAAATTCGATTGTGGTATGTTTCAGTGCTCTGGTGCCTAATTTCATTGTTGGGAATTCAATGATCGCAGGTGTCATCGGCTCGTTTCTCTTGTTCTCTGGCTACTTCATATCAAAACATGAAATTCCGAATTACTGGATTTTCATGCATTATATATCCCCATTTAAGTATCCCTTTGAAGGGTTCCTAATAAATGAGTTCTCCAACTCGAACAACTGCTTGGAGTACTTGTTTGGGGAATGTGTGGTGAGAGGAGAGGATGTACTTAAAGAAGCAAAGCTTGGAGGGGAGACTAGTAGATGGAAGAATGTTGGGGTGATGGTGTGCTTCATCTTTGTTTACAGGTTCATTTCTTATGTAATTCTTAGGTACAGATGCTCGCAAGGAGTCATCCTAAAAGTATGA